The following are from one region of the Aquirufa lenticrescens genome:
- a CDS encoding transglycosylase domain-containing protein yields the protein MLANIKEKYAQGKAFVSAKVSALCLLLLAGFKKVVGERIYSICVGYVVLGQVFVQTQGRKLQAYYDSKVDKTTPYYKPIVKGYKFFAKSALFVLVYLLVIETNFFFLTGEMPSVDDLQNPKLSQASEIYSADGVLLGKFFAENRTPIRDFNQISPYLVKALVATEDARFYEHTGIDFQAWAGVLVGIAKGGDRGGGSTISQQLAKNLFKTRTKKGFVKTGLLGYIPGLNKLIYKSKEWVTAIKLERFYTKDEIILWYLNTVDYGNNAYGIKVASKTYFNTTPDSLNIQEAAILVGLQKATTTYNPKRYKGKPLAENKAWKRRNVVLAQMVKAGYLRKADYDSLSVMPIELRENEESPYDGTGNYFKVAVAKYLNEWAEKNDIELDLYRDGLKIVTTIDSKMQIYAEESVEEGMRATQKNFDNHWANQNPWVGENGQEIPGFIDTVAKRTEYYKYLSARFPKNPDSVKHYMKDVKRDMWVYSRNSMGEEKRTMSAYDSIQYYKKFLQAGMMTMDPFTGHIKAWVGGLDFKYFKYDHVKQGRRQPGSTFKPFVYTSAIDGPKDLSPCYMMRDEPFEIEVENAKGEKEMWRPGNANGSFSGREMPIKRALAQSINSVTARLTNEVGADTVMYYAKKMGIKSPLKAVASIGLGSFDVNLFEMIGAYSAFVNEGMHVEPMLVQEIQDQNGKVLQRFDPTMEQVIRKESAQLVRYMLEGVIHESGTGSSLLYGEGDILLPKDNRYARVFAGKTGTTSNHSDGWFIGMSHNLISGVWVGGDDRSIHFRTGALGEGSKTALPIFKRFMIKVVKDPMLAQYRPQPFEKLDRRVVKKDFDCSNGSYALPDSLQVSDAELDSMNALLDDNATASDSTGSPQ from the coding sequence ATGCTAGCAAACATCAAAGAGAAATATGCTCAAGGAAAAGCGTTCGTTTCTGCGAAAGTGTCCGCTTTATGCTTGTTATTGTTAGCGGGTTTCAAAAAAGTAGTAGGTGAGCGTATTTACAGCATTTGTGTAGGCTATGTAGTTTTAGGGCAAGTTTTTGTTCAAACGCAAGGACGCAAATTGCAGGCCTATTACGATTCCAAAGTAGATAAAACCACTCCCTATTACAAACCCATTGTAAAAGGATATAAGTTCTTTGCAAAGTCTGCTCTCTTTGTGTTGGTTTATTTATTGGTCATCGAGACTAATTTCTTCTTTTTAACGGGAGAAATGCCTAGTGTGGATGACTTACAGAACCCTAAACTTTCTCAAGCCTCTGAGATTTATTCTGCAGATGGGGTACTTCTTGGTAAGTTTTTTGCAGAAAACAGAACACCTATTCGCGATTTCAATCAGATTTCTCCCTATTTAGTGAAAGCCTTAGTAGCGACGGAAGATGCGCGTTTTTACGAGCATACCGGAATTGATTTTCAAGCTTGGGCAGGTGTGTTAGTGGGTATTGCCAAAGGAGGTGATCGTGGGGGTGGAAGTACGATTTCACAGCAATTAGCTAAGAATTTATTTAAAACGAGAACTAAGAAGGGCTTTGTGAAGACAGGTCTGTTGGGCTATATACCGGGATTAAATAAGTTAATCTATAAGTCCAAAGAATGGGTTACGGCTATCAAATTAGAGCGATTTTATACCAAAGACGAGATCATTTTATGGTATCTGAACACGGTGGATTATGGCAATAATGCCTATGGAATTAAGGTAGCTTCGAAGACCTATTTCAATACCACTCCGGATAGTTTAAATATACAGGAAGCGGCTATTTTAGTAGGTTTGCAAAAAGCGACGACGACCTATAATCCGAAGCGTTATAAAGGAAAACCTTTGGCAGAAAACAAAGCCTGGAAGCGTCGTAATGTCGTTTTAGCCCAAATGGTGAAGGCAGGATACTTGCGCAAAGCTGATTACGATTCACTTTCTGTCATGCCTATCGAGTTGCGCGAAAACGAGGAATCTCCTTATGATGGCACGGGAAATTATTTCAAGGTTGCTGTGGCGAAATACCTGAATGAGTGGGCTGAAAAGAATGATATTGAATTAGATCTGTACCGGGATGGCCTAAAGATTGTGACGACGATTGATTCCAAAATGCAGATTTATGCAGAAGAATCAGTAGAAGAAGGGATGCGTGCAACGCAAAAGAACTTTGATAATCACTGGGCAAACCAGAACCCTTGGGTAGGTGAAAATGGTCAAGAGATTCCTGGTTTCATCGATACGGTAGCGAAACGTACGGAATATTATAAGTACTTATCGGCCCGTTTCCCCAAGAACCCTGACTCCGTTAAACACTACATGAAGGATGTGAAGCGCGATATGTGGGTATATTCACGTAACTCGATGGGTGAAGAAAAGCGCACGATGAGTGCCTATGATTCTATTCAATATTACAAGAAATTCTTGCAAGCAGGTATGATGACGATGGATCCATTTACGGGTCATATTAAGGCCTGGGTGGGTGGCTTGGACTTTAAATATTTCAAATACGATCATGTTAAACAAGGTCGTCGACAACCGGGATCGACGTTTAAACCATTCGTGTATACTTCTGCAATTGATGGACCTAAGGATCTTTCGCCATGTTATATGATGCGTGATGAGCCTTTCGAAATCGAAGTAGAGAACGCGAAGGGAGAGAAGGAAATGTGGCGTCCAGGTAATGCAAATGGAAGTTTCTCTGGTAGAGAAATGCCCATTAAGCGAGCATTAGCCCAAAGTATTAACTCGGTTACCGCTCGTCTTACGAATGAGGTAGGTGCGGATACCGTGATGTATTACGCTAAGAAAATGGGGATTAAGAGTCCTTTAAAGGCGGTGGCCTCGATTGGTTTAGGTTCTTTTGATGTGAATCTTTTTGAGATGATAGGCGCTTATTCTGCCTTTGTGAATGAAGGTATGCATGTGGAGCCTATGCTCGTTCAAGAGATCCAAGATCAAAATGGAAAGGTGTTGCAGCGATTTGATCCTACGATGGAACAAGTTATTCGAAAGGAATCAGCGCAATTAGTTCGCTACATGCTAGAGGGAGTCATTCACGAAAGTGGAACCGGTAGCTCCTTGTTGTATGGGGAAGGCGATATTTTATTGCCCAAAGATAATCGCTATGCTCGCGTTTTCGCCGGTAAAACAGGTACGACTTCGAACCATTCCGATGGTTGGTTTATAGGTATGTCACATAATTTGATTTCTGGTGTTTGGGTAGGTGGCGATGATCGTTCGATTCACTTTAGGACGGGTGCTTTAGGGGAGGGTTCGAAAACAGCTTTGCCGATCTTTAAGCGCTTTATGATAAAAGTGGTCAAAGATCCGATGTTAGCTCAATACCGTCCGCAGCCATTTGAAAAACTGGATCGCCGCGTGGTGAAGAAGGATTTCGATTGTTCAAACGGTTCTTATGCCTTGCCAGATTCGCTTCAAGTATCTGATGCTGAATTGGATTCGATGAATGCTTTGTTAGATGATAATGCGACCGCGTCAGATTCGACGGGTTCTCCTCAATAA
- a CDS encoding beta/alpha barrel domain-containing protein, translating into MLKTKVKVSSIENLSDARYCAGMGVEWLGFPLAMPLEKFAEIRNWLAGVQIVGEYAGLKPEEIKALVASHQPDAIEIDSKVNLVLIQDIVLPKILRVNIDTDNLPALFASAAPYVSHFLLVGEGPESLQGMESSIEIWAAQYPIILGLDVPEEDLEEWVEQTSIQGIGLMAGKEDRPGFRDFSDLMSILEKLEID; encoded by the coding sequence ATGTTAAAAACGAAAGTTAAAGTCAGTTCGATTGAAAATCTCTCCGATGCGCGCTACTGTGCAGGAATGGGAGTGGAATGGTTGGGTTTCCCTTTAGCGATGCCTTTAGAGAAATTTGCAGAGATTAGGAACTGGTTAGCTGGTGTTCAGATCGTAGGCGAGTATGCAGGATTGAAACCGGAGGAAATAAAGGCCTTAGTTGCTTCGCATCAACCAGACGCAATTGAGATTGATTCGAAAGTGAATCTGGTGCTTATTCAAGACATTGTTTTACCCAAAATACTTCGTGTAAACATAGATACAGATAATTTACCTGCCTTATTTGCTTCCGCGGCGCCCTATGTAAGTCACTTTTTATTAGTGGGCGAGGGGCCAGAATCTTTGCAGGGAATGGAATCCTCGATTGAAATTTGGGCGGCACAGTATCCAATTATTTTAGGTTTAGACGTTCCAGAAGAGGATTTAGAGGAATGGGTGGAACAAACTTCGATCCAAGGAATTGGTTTAATGGCAGGAAAAGAAGACCGTCCCGGTTTTCGCGATTTTTCTGATTTAATGAGTATCTTGGAAAAATTAGAAATTGACTAA
- the mnmA gene encoding tRNA 2-thiouridine(34) synthase MnmA: MEKKGRVLVAMSGGIDSSVAAVLLHEQGYEVIGMTMKTWDYASSGGDKKETGCCSLDSINDARHIAVSLGFPHYILDIREEFGDSVIDYFTNEYIEGRTPNPCVMCNTHIKWDALLRRADQLGCEFIATGHYAQIRQENGRHIISKGVDVLKDQSYVLWGVSQESLARTILPLGHLTKARIREMATERGFVDLVNKSESYEICFVPDNDYRGFLKRRVPELEEQVKGGNFIDTEGKIIGKHEGYPFYTVGQRKGLGKAFGYPAFVIEIRKETNEVVIGKVEDLNRTGMWVGQLNLQKYDSIPAEGIETITKVRYKDAGTAGHIEQVGDRIKVDFAFDVSGIAPGQAAVFYEGDDVVGGGWILKSYQKGSVFENIQSFQTT, from the coding sequence ATGGAGAAAAAAGGACGCGTTTTAGTCGCTATGAGCGGCGGAATTGACAGCTCGGTCGCAGCTGTTTTGCTACACGAACAAGGTTATGAGGTCATCGGAATGACGATGAAAACCTGGGATTATGCCAGCTCTGGTGGCGATAAAAAGGAAACTGGCTGCTGTTCTTTGGATTCTATAAATGACGCACGTCACATCGCCGTTTCCCTCGGATTCCCCCACTACATTTTAGATATTAGAGAAGAATTCGGTGATTCGGTTATCGATTACTTCACGAATGAATACATCGAAGGTCGCACCCCTAATCCTTGCGTGATGTGTAATACGCATATTAAATGGGACGCTTTATTGCGTCGTGCTGATCAATTAGGCTGCGAATTTATTGCGACTGGACACTATGCACAGATTCGTCAAGAGAATGGCCGTCATATTATTTCCAAAGGCGTAGACGTTTTGAAGGACCAGAGTTATGTGCTTTGGGGCGTTTCACAAGAGAGTCTTGCCCGTACAATTTTACCTTTAGGTCATTTAACAAAAGCACGTATTCGTGAGATGGCGACAGAGCGTGGATTTGTGGATTTAGTGAATAAGTCGGAGAGTTACGAGATCTGCTTCGTACCGGATAACGATTACCGCGGATTCTTAAAAAGACGCGTTCCTGAATTAGAGGAGCAAGTAAAGGGCGGAAATTTCATCGATACAGAAGGAAAAATCATTGGTAAACACGAGGGTTATCCTTTTTATACGGTGGGCCAAAGAAAGGGACTCGGAAAGGCTTTCGGCTATCCAGCCTTTGTCATCGAAATTCGAAAAGAGACGAATGAAGTGGTGATTGGCAAAGTAGAGGACTTAAATCGCACGGGGATGTGGGTAGGTCAATTAAACCTACAAAAATACGATTCTATTCCTGCAGAAGGCATTGAAACCATCACCAAAGTGCGCTATAAAGATGCCGGAACCGCTGGACACATTGAACAAGTAGGCGATCGCATTAAAGTAGATTTCGCCTTTGATGTCTCCGGAATTGCTCCAGGTCAAGCTGCCGTATTTTACGAGGGCGATGATGTCGTGGGTGGTGGTTGGATCTTAAAGTCTTACCAAAAAGGTAGCGTCTTTGAAAACATCCAATCTTTCCAGACTACTTAA
- a CDS encoding metallophosphoesterase family protein — translation MQQILVLSDTHSYLDPRLIPHVEACDQIWHGGDWGSVAVADTLMGFGKPVYGVYGNIDDRTIRNMFPKIARFTCEEVTVAMTHIAGAPSSYKPDALETFSMGIPMIFVCGHSHILQVKRDQNRNQMLFLNPGAAGQHGFHSEQTALQFKIDGKRIFDMELIQMPRIHTKIK, via the coding sequence ATGCAGCAGATTTTAGTCCTTTCAGATACCCATTCTTACCTCGATCCGCGCTTGATTCCACACGTGGAAGCTTGTGATCAGATTTGGCATGGGGGAGATTGGGGTTCTGTTGCGGTGGCGGATACACTCATGGGTTTTGGGAAGCCTGTGTATGGCGTGTATGGGAATATCGATGATCGAACAATTCGTAATATGTTTCCCAAAATCGCTCGATTTACGTGCGAGGAAGTAACGGTCGCTATGACGCATATTGCGGGTGCGCCTTCGTCCTATAAACCCGATGCATTGGAGACTTTTTCGATGGGAATACCGATGATCTTTGTCTGTGGTCATTCCCACATATTACAGGTAAAAAGGGATCAAAACCGCAATCAAATGCTCTTTTTAAATCCAGGTGCTGCCGGACAACACGGATTTCATTCCGAGCAAACGGCGCTACAATTCAAGATTGATGGCAAACGGATTTTTGATATGGAGCTGATTCAAATGCCCCGCATTCACACGAAAATTAAGTAG
- a CDS encoding zinc dependent phospholipase C family protein, with protein sequence MRKLSLVLVCGFLVSWGFLAHKTLQQIAIYPLPADLGLFFYANQDYIVQQSIRPDVRRKDDKTEDSKHYLDMDANVFGPNYRTDIPHDFKQAVAKYSFDSLRKEGLVPWEVNRVYGRLVNAFKQEMRDSVLFYAADLGHYVSDAHVPLHTTKNHDGQLTNQKGMHVLWESLVPEAQLKNYALYQPQAASYIAKPQDFIFQVLLESHALLPDMFKAETQVRQALGEEKSFKMVERYGKTQRYYTDEFIQAYGAKLGSSIHARMIQSSHRVASFWYSAWRDAGSPAWVSKDISTDKKAAFEAEKAQWKSEALISTGKLISLHK encoded by the coding sequence ATGCGCAAATTATCCCTTGTTCTTGTCTGTGGTTTCTTGGTTTCTTGGGGCTTTTTAGCTCACAAAACTCTTCAGCAGATCGCTATTTACCCTTTGCCGGCAGATTTAGGTTTGTTTTTCTATGCCAATCAGGACTACATCGTACAGCAATCCATTCGCCCAGATGTGCGCCGTAAAGATGACAAGACCGAGGATTCGAAGCATTATTTGGATATGGATGCAAACGTTTTTGGTCCTAATTACCGGACGGACATCCCCCATGATTTTAAACAAGCTGTGGCGAAATATTCTTTTGACAGTTTACGTAAAGAAGGTTTAGTGCCTTGGGAGGTAAATCGGGTTTATGGTCGTTTAGTCAATGCATTTAAGCAGGAGATGCGTGATTCTGTCTTATTTTATGCGGCTGATTTAGGCCATTATGTATCAGATGCACACGTTCCGTTGCATACCACGAAGAATCACGATGGTCAATTAACGAATCAAAAAGGGATGCACGTGCTGTGGGAATCTCTTGTTCCAGAAGCTCAGCTAAAGAATTATGCCTTGTATCAACCGCAAGCGGCATCTTATATTGCCAAACCTCAGGATTTTATCTTCCAAGTGTTATTAGAGTCACACGCGTTGCTGCCGGATATGTTTAAAGCAGAAACGCAAGTTCGTCAGGCCTTGGGGGAGGAGAAGTCATTCAAAATGGTGGAGCGTTATGGTAAAACACAGCGTTATTACACGGATGAATTTATTCAAGCCTATGGTGCTAAGTTAGGTTCTTCGATACATGCACGCATGATTCAATCCTCTCATCGAGTGGCGTCCTTTTGGTATTCTGCTTGGAGAGATGCAGGTTCACCTGCCTGGGTTTCAAAGGATATTTCAACAGATAAGAAAGCGGCATTTGAAGCTGAAAAGGCACAGTGGAAATCTGAAGCATTGATTTCAACGGGTAAATTGATTTCTTTACATAAGTAA
- a CDS encoding hybrid sensor histidine kinase/response regulator transcription factor, with amino-acid sequence MKRLFFFLALCSVLSLQAQKQTRYERLSTASGLSQSSVYKIIQDKKGFLWFATGDGLNRYDGHNFKIYRNDPSDPKTLSGSEIFTVAEDDEGNLWVGTRNSGLNKIELATGKITRFTKGPTGQDLSNSNIPSILNIGKGRMGVAVLGLGYLVYDIRTNQLIKAESEWNNPLVKEVARLYKHSSGTVWMGTRTGYLVSQLNAHSYIPYQFGANNYRVRALFETKNGDILVGTDGRGIYRFTPKTQQFKVVFYQASDPLSRQNIVTSIAKDALQNLWIGTDNGVYKLNEEDFKSYTNIPSNPDPELGLSSNSVMSLFTDANQNTWVGTWEAGLNISFFQKPRFAVLRYKPNTLQGLLSNKVSTLLADGNKGVWVGSNVGLSYFNHKSGQVTHYLQSASSNKLNSTETYDVNFIHPSGDGGVWVGLWGKGINLFTKDHQLKDFPFKPGIREANFNTLESFNGEFLLGTAGMGVVAFNPLTKQYRVPFVDLGKVNFLNKSIAAIRVLNGNEVWVGTVGFGLYVLELNTGKLRHYVKSVESGALSYNHVNKIYQDRQKRIWVMTQGGGLNQYLGSDKGFKVYTVNNGLGSNSLRGMVEDAKGDLWFTTNGGISKMDGRTLQFVNFEEADGLQGKEFMTNAIAKNSQNWLFFGGVNGLNYLKSDSLRMRLDVPPVYFTKLKIFNKEVEAGEENSPLTYDILSTKHLVLQPDQSVFSLDFVALEYQRPKNNRYAYYLEGFEKEWNLVGTQRSVTYTNLSPGDYTFKVKASNSDGIWAEKPYVLKITVLPPWYRTWWAYLLYAITLLAIIYAFIREVRVREAFRTDLRLKEIEKERIQELEQVKTHFFTNISHELRTPLTLITSPLEKYFISNASLNKDQKTKINSIYQNAQKLLRLINQLLDLSKIESGNVQPVVEKHDLIRQLHSIKQSFDAYAQQKQIKLKWDAPVESLFVYYDADIIEKCVTNLLSNAFKFTPEEGIIGIRLELHKVYQGTTDSIKRVSIHVSDTGKGISVEHIQHIFDRFYQIPEKVDRVGTGVGLSLCKELMEVHRGSIEVQSDLGAGSDFKIHFPVTLEAFDPAWVKSGAFPVASESMSERVVTIQQEKQILLIVEDHTEMRAFIREIFEGTFQVIEADRGETGLEMALTYLPDVVITDWMMPGMSGVNLCKAIRKNAKTSHIPVVILTSKSSQESQIEGMQSGADDFISKPFHADILELRVAKLLEAKERLRKSWQESVLNQDLQKEVVFEDEFLAKATQVVISHLEEADFDVEHLEQAMDMSKMQLYRKLKMLTSLAGNEFIRSIRLQQARFLLEKGQLNVSEIAYQVGFNDPAYFTRAFKKQYGFAPKTFLTKK; translated from the coding sequence ATGAAAAGACTATTTTTCTTCTTGGCCTTGTGCAGCGTTTTGAGTCTTCAGGCTCAAAAGCAGACGCGTTATGAACGATTAAGTACGGCCTCAGGATTATCCCAAAGTTCGGTTTATAAAATCATCCAAGACAAGAAAGGCTTTCTTTGGTTTGCGACGGGCGACGGTTTGAATCGCTACGATGGCCATAATTTCAAGATTTACCGCAATGATCCGAGTGATCCCAAAACCCTGAGCGGGAGTGAAATCTTTACGGTAGCCGAAGACGATGAAGGTAATTTATGGGTGGGAACACGTAATTCAGGATTGAATAAGATCGAATTAGCCACGGGTAAAATAACGCGCTTCACGAAAGGTCCAACCGGGCAAGATTTGTCCAATTCCAATATCCCAAGTATTCTCAATATCGGTAAAGGCAGAATGGGTGTGGCTGTTTTAGGGCTGGGTTATTTGGTCTATGATATTCGTACGAATCAACTCATCAAGGCTGAATCTGAGTGGAATAATCCGCTAGTGAAGGAAGTAGCTCGTCTGTACAAGCATTCTTCGGGTACGGTTTGGATGGGAACGCGGACAGGGTATTTAGTATCTCAGTTGAATGCACACAGTTATATTCCCTATCAATTTGGGGCGAATAATTACCGGGTGCGCGCACTTTTTGAAACGAAAAATGGGGATATTTTAGTAGGAACGGATGGTCGGGGTATTTATCGATTCACGCCAAAGACCCAGCAATTCAAGGTCGTTTTCTACCAAGCTTCTGACCCTTTGTCCCGTCAAAATATTGTGACTTCAATTGCCAAAGACGCGCTACAAAATCTCTGGATAGGGACGGATAATGGGGTTTATAAGCTGAATGAAGAAGATTTTAAATCCTACACCAATATCCCTTCAAATCCCGATCCAGAATTAGGGCTATCTTCTAATTCCGTGATGAGTCTTTTTACGGATGCGAATCAAAACACCTGGGTGGGTACTTGGGAAGCAGGATTAAATATTTCTTTTTTCCAAAAGCCGCGCTTCGCCGTCCTCCGCTATAAACCCAATACCCTGCAAGGATTACTCAGTAATAAGGTAAGTACGTTGCTAGCAGATGGCAACAAAGGGGTTTGGGTAGGAAGCAATGTGGGTTTATCCTATTTCAATCATAAATCAGGTCAGGTAACACATTATCTCCAAAGTGCTTCCAGTAACAAGTTGAACTCCACAGAGACTTACGATGTGAACTTTATCCATCCTTCAGGTGATGGTGGGGTTTGGGTAGGTTTATGGGGTAAGGGGATTAATTTATTTACCAAAGACCACCAGCTGAAGGATTTCCCTTTCAAACCCGGAATTAGAGAGGCCAATTTTAATACATTAGAATCCTTTAATGGGGAGTTTCTATTAGGAACGGCAGGAATGGGTGTGGTCGCTTTTAATCCATTGACCAAACAATACCGGGTACCCTTTGTGGATTTAGGTAAGGTTAATTTCTTGAATAAATCCATTGCGGCTATTCGGGTTTTGAATGGAAATGAGGTTTGGGTGGGTACCGTGGGTTTTGGCTTGTATGTGTTGGAATTGAACACGGGGAAATTACGGCATTATGTGAAATCGGTGGAATCGGGAGCTTTGAGTTATAATCACGTGAATAAAATTTACCAAGATCGGCAGAAACGGATTTGGGTGATGACGCAGGGTGGAGGTTTGAATCAATACCTGGGCTCTGATAAAGGGTTTAAAGTCTATACAGTAAATAATGGGTTAGGAAGTAATTCGTTACGGGGAATGGTGGAGGATGCCAAAGGGGATTTGTGGTTCACCACCAATGGCGGGATATCGAAGATGGATGGAAGGACATTGCAATTTGTCAATTTCGAAGAAGCGGATGGATTGCAAGGAAAGGAATTTATGACGAATGCGATTGCGAAGAATAGCCAAAACTGGTTGTTTTTTGGCGGTGTAAATGGTCTGAATTACTTGAAATCGGATAGTTTGCGAATGCGATTAGATGTGCCTCCGGTCTATTTTACGAAACTCAAAATCTTTAACAAGGAGGTAGAAGCGGGAGAAGAAAATTCTCCACTGACCTACGATATCTTGTCCACGAAACACCTCGTATTGCAGCCGGATCAATCGGTATTTAGTTTGGACTTTGTGGCTTTAGAATACCAGAGGCCTAAAAACAACCGCTATGCCTATTACTTAGAAGGCTTTGAGAAGGAGTGGAATCTTGTAGGAACACAGCGTTCTGTGACCTATACTAACTTGAGTCCGGGGGATTATACTTTCAAGGTGAAGGCGAGTAATTCGGATGGTATTTGGGCAGAAAAACCCTATGTGTTAAAGATCACCGTATTGCCACCTTGGTACCGCACCTGGTGGGCTTATCTACTTTATGCAATTACGTTATTGGCGATTATTTATGCCTTTATTCGCGAGGTTCGAGTGCGTGAGGCCTTTAGGACGGATTTGCGTTTAAAGGAGATCGAGAAGGAACGTATTCAGGAATTAGAGCAGGTGAAGACGCATTTCTTTACGAACATCTCTCACGAATTGCGGACGCCATTGACCCTTATTACTAGTCCATTAGAAAAATATTTTATTTCGAATGCGAGCCTGAATAAAGACCAAAAGACGAAGATTAATTCGATTTACCAAAATGCCCAAAAACTACTAAGACTCATCAATCAGCTGCTTGATTTGTCCAAAATCGAATCCGGAAACGTCCAGCCCGTCGTGGAGAAGCACGATTTGATTCGCCAATTGCATTCGATCAAACAAAGCTTCGATGCCTATGCTCAACAAAAGCAGATTAAATTGAAGTGGGATGCTCCGGTGGAATCTTTATTCGTGTACTACGATGCTGATATCATCGAAAAATGTGTCACGAATCTATTATCGAATGCCTTTAAATTCACTCCAGAGGAAGGAATCATTGGTATTCGGTTGGAATTGCATAAGGTTTACCAAGGCACAACAGATTCCATTAAACGCGTTTCGATTCACGTTTCTGATACGGGAAAGGGAATTAGTGTGGAACATATTCAGCATATTTTCGACCGCTTTTACCAAATTCCTGAGAAAGTGGATCGCGTGGGAACGGGAGTAGGTCTTTCTCTTTGTAAAGAATTGATGGAGGTGCACAGAGGTTCAATTGAGGTCCAAAGTGATCTTGGTGCGGGTTCTGACTTTAAAATCCATTTCCCTGTTACGCTGGAGGCCTTTGATCCGGCGTGGGTAAAATCAGGAGCTTTTCCTGTAGCTTCTGAGTCAATGAGTGAAAGAGTGGTTACTATTCAGCAAGAGAAACAGATTTTATTAATTGTAGAAGATCACACCGAAATGCGGGCCTTTATACGCGAGATTTTTGAAGGAACCTTCCAAGTGATAGAGGCGGATAGAGGAGAGACTGGCTTAGAAATGGCCTTGACTTATTTGCCTGATGTGGTGATTACGGATTGGATGATGCCGGGAATGTCAGGTGTTAATTTGTGTAAAGCGATTCGTAAAAATGCGAAGACGAGTCATATTCCTGTCGTTATATTGACCTCTAAAAGCTCTCAAGAAAGCCAAATCGAAGGGATGCAGTCTGGTGCAGATGATTTTATATCCAAACCATTCCACGCGGATATTTTGGAATTAAGAGTGGCTAAATTACTAGAAGCGAAAGAGCGTCTGCGCAAAAGCTGGCAGGAATCTGTTCTGAATCAAGATTTGCAAAAGGAAGTCGTATTTGAAGATGAATTCTTAGCGAAAGCTACACAGGTTGTCATTTCCCATTTGGAAGAAGCAGATTTTGATGTGGAGCATTTAGAGCAGGCAATGGATATGAGCAAAATGCAGCTGTATCGTAAATTGAAAATGTTAACTTCGCTGGCTGGAAACGAATTTATTCGCTCGATTCGTTTACAACAAGCTCGATTTCTATTAGAAAAAGGTCAATTGAATGTGTCTGAAATTGCCTACCAAGTAGGATTTAATGACCCAGCTTATTTCACGCGTGCCTTTAAAAAACAATATGGATTCGCTCCTAAAACATTCCTTACTAAAAAATAA
- a CDS encoding GntR family transcriptional regulator translates to MNKTFVSFNVKNSGNKLPKYQQLVNSLLQDIEMGELKPGERLPSINEASEECYLSRDTVERAYTELHKMGAITSIFRKGYFISESSLKVKTKVLFLIGRMTETNQTLYNAFLDHFGKNVMVDIYTYQYKPREFKEIIGQQLGNYHYYLIQPHLIDEDEETVKILQKIAGDRLILLDQNFGTIRHSSLICPPNPSLKKIFNTQLNLFNKYRSLNLVLSEDEYFDPELINACSEFCEANSLKFQVLDGLEEDDFQQKEIYFTLSDTDLFQAIKYAEKKNWTLGKDIGIISLNDHPFKEIIAGGITVVSTHPEKLGQKAAEMILNNQKTVEVIEPSLIIRLSL, encoded by the coding sequence ATGAATAAAACATTTGTTTCATTTAACGTAAAGAATTCAGGAAATAAACTTCCTAAATACCAGCAATTAGTGAATTCACTTTTGCAGGATATTGAGATGGGAGAATTAAAACCTGGCGAGCGATTGCCTTCCATTAATGAGGCTTCGGAAGAATGCTACCTTTCCCGCGACACCGTGGAAAGAGCCTACACCGAATTACATAAAATGGGTGCGATCACGTCCATTTTCCGCAAAGGTTATTTCATCTCTGAATCGAGCTTGAAGGTAAAGACGAAAGTCCTTTTCCTGATCGGTCGGATGACAGAAACAAACCAAACCTTGTACAATGCGTTTCTCGATCATTTTGGCAAAAATGTGATGGTGGATATTTATACCTACCAATACAAGCCGAGAGAGTTTAAAGAAATCATTGGCCAACAATTAGGCAATTACCATTACTACCTGATTCAACCCCATTTAATCGATGAGGATGAAGAAACGGTGAAGATTTTACAGAAAATAGCGGGGGATCGCTTGATTTTATTGGACCAAAACTTCGGAACCATCCGTCACTCCAGTCTCATCTGTCCACCTAACCCATCGCTAAAAAAGATTTTTAATACCCAACTAAACCTGTTTAATAAGTACCGCAGTCTTAATTTAGTTTTGAGCGAAGACGAATACTTCGATCCTGAATTAATCAATGCGTGTAGTGAATTCTGCGAAGCGAATTCATTGAAATTCCAAGTATTAGATGGCCTAGAAGAGGACGATTTTCAACAAAAGGAAATTTATTTCACTTTGTCAGATACCGATCTTTTCCAGGCTATCAAATACGCGGAGAAAAAGAACTGGACTTTAGGTAAAGATATTGGCATCATTTCCTTGAATGATCATCCCTTTAAGGAAATAATAGCCGGAGGAATCACGGTGGTGAGTACTCATCCGGAGAAGTTAGGCCAAAAAGCGGCCGAAATGATCCTCAACAATCAAAAGACGGTAGAGGTCATCGAACCTAGCCTGATTATACGACTATCACTTTAG